The following are encoded in a window of Ranitomeya variabilis isolate aRanVar5 chromosome 8, aRanVar5.hap1, whole genome shotgun sequence genomic DNA:
- the LOC143788023 gene encoding uncharacterized protein LOC143788023 — protein sequence MARAQQHPQWSSGRCCTERGGVGGGGGKGRTGRGASGAGGSHTGTEPVTCRRSMPSCIVNGCNSSWKIKDPDLVLHSFPRDINIIKRWLLEAQQDFGDLDAMCQKIFSSAKGAFRICSKHFSFDCYEVRGTTRCLKKNALPTIFPSKSCVNKTTKSKSVKKDERPMSSFAGIDRFDHLYARSPSLSSPNTKSVSIASSSDLVDVDSEQSLLEEDVVTVIELPLHKSSREPRSRGITRKATRMCHTRSIGTMTEFFPGQVHKSTQTDPLIGTKNKKVMANISKSNKSLGIQCHVVEEAIRGTLISSRTSENNLNQESPHVCASNTPQVWIAPIPPKSRRVICRQLERQHPIFYMI from the exons ATGGCGCGGGCCCAGCAGCATCCGCAATGGAGCTCGGGAAGATGCTGCACAGAGCGGGGAGGCGTCGGAGGAGGAGGCGGAAAGGGAAGGACTGGAAGAGGCGCCAGCGGGGCCGGAGGCAGTCACACGGGGACGGAACCTGTGACATGCCGCAGGAG TATGCCGTCGTGCATTGTGAATGGATGTAACAGCTCCTGGAAGATTAAAGATCCTGATTTAGTTCTGCATTCCTTTCCAAGAGACATAAATATAATTAAAAGATGGCTGCTAGAGGCACAGCAAGACTTCGGAGATTTAGATGCCATGTGCCAAAAAATTTTCAGTAGTGCAAAAGGAGCCTTTCGTATTTGCTCCAAACACTTTAGTTTTGACTGTTACGAAGTCAGAGGAACAACTCGATGTTTGAAAAAAAATGCCCTCCCAACCATATTTCCATCAAAGTCATGTGTCAataaaaccacaaaatcaaaaagtGTCAAAAAAGATGAGAGACCAATGAGCAGCTTTGCTGGAATTGATCGCTTTGATCATTTATACGCTCGATCACCATCTCTTTCGAGTCCTAATACAAAATCCGTGTCCATTGcttcttcttccgatctggttGATGTTGATTCTGAGCAAAGTTTATTAGAAGAAGATGTGGTGACGGTTATAGAGTTACCATTACACAAGTCTTCTAGAGAACCTCGTAGCAGAGGGATCACAAGAAAGGCTACCCGCATGTGTCATACTAGATCCATTGGTACGATGACTGAATTTTTCCCGGGCCAAGTTCATAAGTCCACACAAACAGATCCATTAATTggcacaaaaaacaagaaagtAATGGCCAATATCTCCAAATCAAATAAATCACTGGGTATACAATGTCATGTAGTCGAAGAAGCAATTCGCGGTACCCTCATAAGCAGTAGAACTTCTGAAAATAACCTTAACCAAGAGTCACCTCATGTTTGTGCATCAAATACCCCCCAGGTATGGATTGCACCCATACCCCCAAAATCCAGGAGGGTTATCTGCAGGCAATTAGAAAGACAACATCCAATATTTTATATGATATAG